Within the Salvia hispanica cultivar TCC Black 2014 chromosome 4, UniMelb_Shisp_WGS_1.0, whole genome shotgun sequence genome, the region aattactaatatttcttCTAACTTTGTCGGAATAGATGAACCCATTATCAGCCGCTTATTACCGGCAAAGTGAATCGGTATACAATGAGTTGACGATGATATTTGGGTTCAATAAGATGAAAGAAGTGAAGGGTCATACCGTGATCAACATATCTGACTCTCCCCTCACCACCCATGATGGAGAAACTCAAACTGTGCATGTCACCCCTCCTGCTCGACATAAGTTATTTGATGAAGATGACATCTCGTGGACATGCAATCAAGCAATGAAAAGGTTGATCACTTCTACGAAGTGAGCCCCGGTGGTGAATTAGTTCGCCGACATAAAACAGTCACGTCGTCTCGTCCACTACCAAAAGCATCCCTCCAATTATCTTCCCCTAATAGTAGCTTCTCGGCGTTGTATAGCCCTCCGATGTGGTGGCGGGCATAGAATAAGTAGGGAGGCATGACAATCGACAGGAGTTGTGTATATTGTGTGGCTATGCATTTTGTGTTCTTGTTTTAGTTGTTTCtatgtatttgttttatctatGTTCTAGGTTGGTATATCTCCTCGTCGTAGCAGTTATATCCACAAGTTTATGAACcatattttgtgttgaataTTGAAGTGAAACTCGTGTATGTTCGagttataaaacaaaatatgtagTCACGGGGTTATGaactatattttgtgttgaatttAAAGTGGCAATGTTGTGTGTGTATGCTCGTCCATTTCTGCCTTGCTTTTACttggaaaaaaattcaattagataacattcacaatttttcattattataattagaaTCCATAAgtcaaataagaataaaaatcaattatagCACACATAAATATCTTATTGTTGTTACATGATCTGATCTGATCatcttcatttaaaaatattcatgtaATTTGACGAATGGTTTTTGCTATTGTAATTAGATTCCATATGTTAAAGAAAAGATGTTTCAGTCAAACGGCTTTGCTATTTAAAGAAAAGATGTTTCAGTCAAAAACTATTAGCAACGAAAGGAGTTTGAaagttcattttattttgaaattttgtatGTGTTCCCAGTAAAGAAAATcatcaaatgaaaacattGTTCCATGATAAGCTTTACAATATGATCACAGAAAGAGCAAAATTATGATCAAAATAAAGGCTGGAATAATGGTGTACAAAACTAAGTTTGCTCTGACATAAATATAACTGCAGGAACCTTAACATATAACTAACTGACATAAAGTGAAAGAGTTTGAAGTCggataaattcataaaaaagccaaaaaaacAACCTTAGATGTCCATTCCTACACAAAATGCCcacaaaaacaaacatattaattagtttgatGTTACTCAATCCCATGTTACTCAATACATTTCCAGTTGAATGGATTTCACATCATATTCTCCTTCTCAAGAACGCGGTACACATATCCTGCCTTCTTTTCTGGTGGTATACCCATGAAGATCTCCAACCTAGTATTCTCTTTGCCAATTATGTCGCACAAATCATACCTATCTCGATTGGAGAGCCCAGAAATGCCACCGAGCTACTCAAACACTGCCTGCCTTGCTTTACCAATGTCAATCTTGTAGCCAATCCTAGCAGACAAATTATCTAGACGAGAGTTTGTCTCAGTATGGAGTTTCTCAAGCAGCTGAAGTAGTCCATCGCTGTCGTCTGAATTTTTTCGTTTTCGAGAAGCTCGTTTGGGAATGGAGGTTGGCACAAATGCACTCTGTGTTGTACTGTCCTCACCATGGTCAATTGTTTCGTTGTAACCAATTGGAATTTTGGGAGAGTTCTCATCAAATGTGACATTATATAGTCACTATTGTAGCCATGGCTAGCATCATCAGTCTATGATACTCCACGCGATCTCCTGCCTCTTCCATATCCTCGGCAAGTTCACCACTGGCCCTATCCTTTCCAAATATCACCTTCCAATCTTCCAAATAGGGACATGCTTTAGTCCTCATGCCTTTGAGACTACTATCTCCATGTGAACAAGAGTTGTAAGCATTACTATGAACTATACATCAtgtaattacaaaaaatttaagatgAAATCCAAACTGACATTGATGATATGATCTCACCGTTCATCATTGCAGTCAATTTTGTAGCCATTGTGGACATTAAACCCGACCCCGCCCACTTCGTAAATAATACAGAGGCCATTTTAGTTCTTCTTCCAAGCTGTTATCTTAGACTGAATATGAGGGTTGGCCCTCAAATCCATGGTAGGAAAATCATGTAGTAGGTATTCCTCCACTTTGTTCAGATAGCCACCTCTAAAGCCATTGTCAGATTTCCAACCAGTCCCAACTAACTCCTTCATCGCTGCTATAAGTGCAAGCTCTTCCTTATCCGACCAGCTCCGCATGATCTATCTACCCTCCGTATGCCAGGCCTCCAATACTGGAATGCACCTACACAAAAGTGATGCATAAGTTTCAGGTGATTTGAAGGTTCACCACATGtcctaataaaataaaaaagcataGTTTCTATGTCGCAACTTATGCGGATTGCCCTGGCTCAAACTTCCATTGGGCATTGTTCGACGAAAATGAGACATGACCTTGTGCGTAGTTGGCATTCATACATGCAAACATAATAACAAcgaaaccaaaaaataaatcggAGCATCACCTTAATCAACTCGCAGATATAGGTTGATGTAAGAAACATGTCAATAAGTTCACACTGGGTATAAACTAGcgaagaaatcaaaatatttattctggGGATGTCGTGAcaaatttatattgatatCACTACAAAAAggaataatgaaaaattaatggacAGAAGAACTCAAATCCTAGAACATAAACGAAACTTATCACCGGACATGTTCGAATAAAAGTCATGGCAGAACCACACATGAGTTGTAGcaaatataatatgaaaaatgaaaaactaagAATGGGTTCAATCAGACAACCTAGTAAATTCTTGAGACCGAGCTTCAACCGGAGAGATAATCTAAAGGAGATGGTCACCACTCTTGGTTGGATTGCATTTTCTTCTACAATTGTAAATCTGAGAAATTTTGACTGCAGCGCTAAGAGAGATAAGTTGGGGTTTTGTTCACAATGAGGGTATAGATGGAAATATCACCAAACCCTAAGGATAACTtagtcattttaaaaaaaggatcCTGACTCTATGTAACCAAACAccagataataaaaaaagtaatacaAACCAAACACCTGTCCAAATAGTTGTCATGTGCAATTTTTTATCTATCAACCttgtagggatcagatcacTCGGGATTCACTTATTACCGGGACCTCTTTGTATTAGGTCAACActgagatggctaatctcagTAAGAACAAGCCAGTACAAAGATTACAAGTAACTGAAGAACACTGACTATCTATCTATTACAGATAGCAAACCCTAATTGGAACCCTAGCTAGTTCAAGACTCTCAACCAATCTGGAATTCAAGCTATCACCAATAGAGAACCTGCACACTAAGATAGAACGGTTAGTATCACGACACAAGACTCAAAGAGTCTAAATCAAACAGATAAGGAGACAAAGAAATCAAAGATTTGCGGATATGGCTCAGGTCACAATGTGACTATGCTCTGGGCCAAGGACCTCCTCAATCACACTGATTTATCCAAAGGAGCGTAGTGAAACCGTCTGAATCAGAGATCTACCAAGATCTCACTGATTGCTACCAACGTCACCGTCTTAACACGCACAACCACCTTTTCACCAAGAGAAAGTCTCTAAAACTCACGAACTCACGAACTCACAGATCCTCACAAGAACACTATGAAATCGCCTTCAGCTTTGCAGATCCAACAAACGAGTTAGATCTAGCGCTGGACTTCGCAAGGCAACCGAATAGGTAGCCTCTGCTAGTGATTTCACTGGTCGAAACACTCTGAAAGGCTTCAGCTCAGAGAAACACTCAAAGAGAAGATCTCAGACGAAAGAAGTAGAAACCCTAGAAATCgccagagagagagagagagctgaagagagagagagtctaGTGTGGAATCGAGAGAAAGCTAGAGAGACCCTCTGGATATCTCTCACACAactaacacactcaacatccAACGGTGTAGCTCGGTGATCCGCGTGGAGTTGCAACGTTGCAGCAATCCAGCAGTTCTAGAGAGTAAGGCACCAGCCAACCGGGCCAAACACTTGGGCCCTGAATTAATAAGTCATTGGACTAAACACGATCAGGCCCAAGACACCATTATATCAGATATGGGCCATTAAGTCTCACAAACCTATGTTTGCACTAATCCATGATAAACCCAACATGGAAACTAAACGAACCCCTAGTTTCAGGACTTTAAAAgtagagtaaaggccaaaattggtcttgAACATATGCCCATTTgacgattttggtcctaaactttatcttttgaattattgcatcctaaacatttcaactcggatcGCAATCGGTCCTACACTAACAGTTCCGTCTAtatttaacggtcaacggtATTAAACCCGTTTTTAACCAAATTAAGTTGTTAAGTAGTATGATTACTTACTCCCTAATTatatccttaattattttactaatataacaaataatattgaaaaagaaaataaaataaaatgggttATATCAATAAATGTATGGATCAAATCCCTCCCAGCTCAGCCACCACCATCGACTGCTCCACCGCCCATTTCTGATCACCCAAATCAAGAATCACCCttactcaacttatttttaacacaaatatAGCCGCAAGTACACAgggctaatgtagcaaatagtaagcaaTAGTATCGTATCCACGGAGACAATGAGTGTCAGCCTATGTACCACTAATCAACTTCAACTTTTATCAAGATGAATTGAAAAGTTCTGGTTTTTTAAATCTACttgaaagtaaaatataaacaataattaaagaaaataaaaacaacttaggaaaataaaagcAAGAGAAGAGTAACGGATGTAGATCAAGAATTGGGAggtagaatcctacgggatcgataacaaTTATCATATGCTCAACTAATTTCCAAACTATGCCAACATagggtctcaagggttattaagctatcactatagtaaaactatatcttccccccaagcatataatttgtagattgttacctagaaccgaagtgtCCTTCCTAGAATTAAgacaacaactcctaaaagctcctaagatacttagcttcatcCAAAGGCTCAAATATCTCGATTATATTGCCAAAAACATCAActtctcttctttcaaattaaactccCCATCTCCCTAgtattgtagtaaaatccacatgcatttataaggtgatcagtcaaataaatgtataagcacaagagaagtcaaaataactacatgagccaaggcatataaaaaggaaatcaattaaacataagaattaTTGTATCTCcccccgtagaactctacggaggatttagctactcatgttcatcacaaaagtcagagaaatattcaaaacattgtttgaacaaaaataaaactaaaatatgaacTCCTAGAATTAGATTGGGTGGATTGGAGGcctcgtcttcaatcttgcgatgaatactcgtcctctgctcgttcttctcttcttcctaggtgGAAAACTGGTCTTTTTGGAGTAGGAGGCGTGTGTAAAGGTGTAGGAGCGTCCCATGCATTGTATATAAATTAGGGTTCGGATTTCCTTCTCTAGCATTGTCGGCCgaacctggcgggtcgccagatGCTTACGGTGATTCTGGGCTGATGTCCTGGCGAGTCGCTAGGTTGGTCTTGGGCGAAGCTGGCGATCCGCCAGCTACGTACGACAATTTCATCCTTTTTCATCCTAGATGCTTCCTTTCGCCATTTAAGCTCATTTTCAACCTTTTTTTCTACACATTATTCACacaaatatcaatatcataaagaagtagctataaccatgtctcaaagtacacaatatgatcaaaaccaagtaaaactgccctctaaaaccatgtaaaatccaagtgaatcacACCCCTCCACTCCTAACCCTGCTCTCTAAAATCCCTCCCAGCTCCTCCACTGAAACCCCTTAACCATTGAAATAACACTTACATTTCTGAAAATCCCATCCCTCTCAAATTCTCTGCTCTCTACCTTCCTCAGCAACTCCCTGGACACCCCCTCCGGCTCTGAATCCCTGGCGAGAATCGGGTTCCTTTTCTGCCCCCTCAGCATGATCTCCACGACCTTCTGCACTTCATCGTTTAGCTACAGGCGGAGATTCAAATAGACGTTTCGATTCTGCGATAACTGAGGCGGATTAGAGAATAATTTAGGGGCGGGGTGTTCTCAATTGCGGCTTTGACAACGGGGATGGGGAAGCTGAGAATCcttttggaataaataaattagaatatatgATAAGTAATCATACTTAACAgcttaatttggtcaaaatcgggtttAATATCGTTGACCGTTAAGTACAGATGTAACTGTTAGTGTATGACCGATTGTGATCCTAGTTGAAATGTTCAGGAtgtaataattcaaaagataaagtctatcaccaaaatcataaaatgagcatatgtTTAGGACTAATTTTAACCTTTACTCAAAATATCATGGGATGTAAtcatatttctaaatattgaaatttgtattaatcatatttctaaatcatatttctaaatattgaaataattgaaaataatatatttataagtatGACGtgttcataataaattataaaagagtaaagtagaattagtttaaaataatttattttacaataaatatattaagacgAACTAGTGATAAATACGGTGTCATGATGcactatataaattaataagcaTAGTATATTTCGAAGACCTAGCTTGGAATTAATTCAGGATTTATACTTATcacaattttacaataaaattttctttttaattttgatttcagacaaatattaaattggtaaacctaatttataattcagttaaatacaaataatcttaaagaatatatttaggTAGTGTTCAGatatccaataattaaattaaacgttataaaacataaaaattgaaggaTGAGTACAGCtcaagtattttattttcaattttgttacCAGCAGGTACAGCTCAATACTTACATTTCTACAAAATGCaatctttcaatttttaattctatattCCCACTCAAATCAGATGTCTAGGGTTTCTTCAATCTTTCTCAAACCCTAACAAATTCAATCATTCTCCGCTCGGTTTCAATCGATCTCCATCAATCCGCTCTCCAATTCGTCTATCGAGCTATTCGATCCGCACAATAATGGCGGAGCACTTGGCCTCCATTTTCGGCACCGAGAAAGACCGCGTCAACTGCCCGTTCTACTTCAAAATCGGCGCCTGCCGCCACGGCGACCGGTGCTCCCGCCTCCACAACCGCCCCACCATTTCTCCGACGCTGCTGCTGTCCAACATGTACCAGCGCCCCGACATGATAACCCCCGGCGTCGACGCCCAGGGCCAGCCGATCGACCCCGACAAGATCCAGGAGCATTTCGAGGATTTCTACGAGGACATATACGAGGAGCTCAGCAAATTCGGCGAAATCGAGAGCCTCAATGTCTGCGACAACCTCGCCGACCACATGATTGGAAATGTCTACGTCCTGTTCAAGGAGGAGGACCAGGCGGCTGCTGCTCTCAACGCCTTGCAGGGCAGGTTCTACTCTGGCCGTCCGATTATTGCCGATTTCTCGCCGGTCACTGATTTTCGCGAGGCCACGTGCCGGCAGTATGAAGAGAACAGCTGTAACCGTGGCGGCTACTGCAATTTTATGCATGTTAAGATGATCGGTAGGGAGCTGAGGAGGAAGCTGTATGGTACTCGCCATGGCAAGTTTTGGGGAACTAGGAGCCGAAGCAGGAGTGCGAGTCCCCCTAAGCGTGAGAGGGAGAAAGACAGGAACagggaaagagagagggaTTATGATAGGAGGGATCACCACCGTGGTAGTGGGAGGAGGAGTGGTGGAGATGACAGGCATGGTGGGAGGTATGGGAGTGAGAGGAGGAGGCATGGAGGGAGTCCGAGGAGGAGCAGGAGTCCAGTGAGGGAAGGGAGCGAGGAGCGTAGAGCTAGAATTGAGCAGTGGAATCGGGAGAGGGAGGAGAAGGGGCAGTGATGCTGTTGGGTTTGTTGTATTTGTTTATACTCTCTTTTGGTATTGCGCACTATATTTTCGTGTTGCCATGTCTTGGTAGTTTGATTAGTTCGACAGTATACATGCAACTATAACCTAGaattatgtttctttttttctgtGGGATTATGATTGGGGGATCAGATTGTATGACCGTTAGCATTCTAGTTTATCAAGACTGAATCTCATCACACTTTGGTACCTGGTATTGGTGGTTGTTTTCGTGAGATCTTAATGTGATGTTCCTCATTCATGACTCTAGCTCGTTCTCCTGGTTATTATTGGTTATCCAAATTTCAAGTCCTTAACTCCTTATATGCTAATCACAACAGATATCTTCCATATTCAAGTTCTTATTTCTTCTTGTGCCCGTGCAGGATacttaattagaaaattttaagaattccCTATGAAACATCTGATAGTGTGGTGAAAACTCCATTTGCTAGAAATCCTGTAATGCGTAGCCTGGCCTGCTGAGCTTTGTGATCATGTGGTGAACAAAGATATAGAGTATGCAGTAGTTTAATCAtgattttttgcattaaatcaAGTTTAGTTATTCTTACGAGCTTATTGATTCACCAACTTACTCTGAAATGGGTGCACTTTTCCTTGTATATTACAGATACTTTGATGTGAGCTCTGGCTGAACAATCTGTAATCCGTGTGTTCTCCATTTCTTACCTAATTTCAGTGCCACGTGTTATTACTcataatatagtagtactctaTTAGGATTTTCTTGTGTGTATGTGCGTGTGTGcttgtgttttgttttgttttagcACATCTTTCAACAGTAACTGTTCCATTTTAGGCCTAGCATCTatggtttcaactttcaatgAAGTCAAGTAATCAACGCTCTACAAAACTTCTGTTATGTGTATTGCTCTTTATGGATATAACGAGGATTGTTGTGTTAACCTATCTATCCAGGCTGCATGTCTATATGTGCTGCATGCCGATTCAtttatcctatttttatacctttgaaaagtaataaattgatatagatTGTGCACAAGGAAAGGACAAGTATCTAAATCATGCAGTTTAGTCTTCGCATCACCTGCAACATTTAACGATTGTTCGATATGGCTCTTTATGTCTTCACCAACTAGCCGTTTCTGGTTGGAGGCTTGATACTGAAAGAGCAATCCAATTTGTCCTATATATTAGAGATGTGCCACATTCATTTATTAGCTTGGTGCACAGCCATATCCATGTTGAATTAGTAAAAGAAGCGTTTAAGTTTTTGTGTTTAAgtcttctttttctcattaCATGTAGTGTATAGTAATTGGGCAACTGTGTTCATACATTCTTCTGCTCTCTTTGCTCATGGTATGTGTTTTCTTTTCGCATTGCTATGTCTTGTTGGtttatctaaaattaaacAGTACCTGTGCGCCAATAATATAGggttatgttttattttactgtGGGATTATGATTGCTAGATTAACTTGTGTAGTTATTAGCATTCTTGCTGTCGAAAGCGAATCACATCAGATAACTTCTTGGCTGCAAAGGAATGAAAATTGTGTTGCTATAGTAGCCAGTTTCATGACATGTCTTTGGTGTTATATTTTGTAGTTTATCTAGTTAGACACTAAACATGCCAttgtatttccttttttgtggGATTATGATTGGGGATTATTAGCTCATATAACCATTAATATGCTGTATTGATTCTTTGCATCTATATTACTTagtttatattattactatgcTTCGGATATCACAATATGAGTATATCTATACCGTCCCGGTCTTCTAATGAAATCTTTGGTTTACGATGTCTTACAAAAAAGCTAATTTAGAGTATGTTTGACATAGAAATCTTACTACATAGACGACAATGATGTCTACAATTAAACAAGGTGAACTGTGAATGATGACAGTGGCATAGGGCTGCGGCGGTGGCCTTGCAGGTAAAGGAGGTCGGCTGCAGCTAGGATACCTCACGGTCACAGGCGAAAGAGAAACAGTCGTACTGATGCCACCTTCTTGCACGTGCTCGTGGGAGGAAGGCCGAGTGGCGCGGTGAAGGGAGAAGGCTATAGACAATCGATTTCCTTCCAAATTTGAAGGAAGGATAGAGTTTGTGACAACTACTAGGGACAAATAGTAGAGATAGTGTCATCATTGATGATGAACTACATCCTGGAGTGGTCGAGAACCATATCTACTTATTTAGCAGTGAGCTTGAGATGGTCAGCGTAGTACAGTCCATACATCAGTGGCACGACTATGAGTAGGCTGCAAGGGCCTAGTAGCCACCggaagagatggagggagggAGGGAGACATTAGGGTTTGCGAGAGTAGAGACTTGAGATAGAATGTTGAGACAATTGTTGAAAATAGAGAAATGGtgtattttcaaattaaaaaatattttatttgtaaatttgaaaatcaaccTATTGAAATTAAGTTGGTGatcaagtttttattttta harbors:
- the LOC125222200 gene encoding splicing factor U2af small subunit B-like; translated protein: MAEHLASIFGTEKDRVNCPFYFKIGACRHGDRCSRLHNRPTISPTLLLSNMYQRPDMITPGVDAQGQPIDPDKIQEHFEDFYEDIYEELSKFGEIESLNVCDNLADHMIGNVYVLFKEEDQAAAALNALQGRFYSGRPIIADFSPVTDFREATCRQYEENSCNRGGYCNFMHVKMIGRELRRKLYGTRHGKFWGTRSRSRSASPPKREREKDRNRERERDYDRRDHHRGSGRRSGGDDRHGGRYGSERRRHGGSPRRSRSPVREGSEERRARIEQWNREREEKGQ